One part of the Prunus persica cultivar Lovell chromosome G5, Prunus_persica_NCBIv2, whole genome shotgun sequence genome encodes these proteins:
- the LOC18777760 gene encoding adenylosuccinate synthetase 2, chloroplastic: protein MNTLSSFTALDSNPLSKPRSLGPHHHEPIHLQRPRNVVVCSVKPSVAPPSSLRVSGSPNQGLSRIESLTQVSGVLGCQWGDEGKGKLVDILAQHFDIVARCQGGANAGHTIYNAEGKKFALHLVPSGILNEETLCVIGNGVVVHLPGLFREIDGLESNGVSCKGRILVSDRAHLLFDFHQVVDGLREYELAKSFIGTTKRGIGPCYSNKVIRNGIRVSDLRHMDTFPQKLDLLLSDAASRFQGFDYGPHVLKEEVEKYKRFAERLEPFIADTVFVVNEAISEKKKILVEGGQATMLDIDFGTYPFVTSSTPSAGGICTGLGIAPRVLGNLVGVVKAYTTRVGSGPFPTEILDKGGDLLRFAGQEFGTTTGRPRRCGWLDIAALKYCCQINGFSSLNLTKLDVLSDLPEIQLGVAYKQIDGTPIKSFPADLRDLEQLKVEYEVLPGWKSDISSVRNYSDLPKAARQYVERIEELVGIPVHYIGVGPGRDALIYK from the exons ATGAACACCCTCTCATCATTCACAGCTCTCGACTCCAATCCACTCTCCAAGCCTCGCTCTTTGGGGCCCCACCACCACGAGCCCATTCACCTCCAGCGTCCCAGAAATGTTGTGGTATGCTCGGTGAAGCCCTCAGTTGCCCCTCCCTCATCTCTACGTGTGTCTGGGTCCCCCAACCAGGGGCTAAGTCGAATTGAGTCTCTAACCCAGGTCTCAGGCGTGTTGGGCTGCCAGTGGGGAGATGAAGGTAAAGGCAAACTTGTCGACATCTTGGCCCAACACTTTGACATCGTTGCTCGTTGTCAG GGTGGAGCTAATGCTGGACACACCATTTACAATGCAGAGGGAAAGAAGTTTGCACTTCACCTTGTTCCCTCAGGTATCCTTAATGAAGAGACTCTTTGTGTTATTGGGAATGGAGTTGTGGTGCATCTACCAGGTCTCTTTAGGGAGATTGATGGCCTTGAATCTAATGGAGTCTCCTGCAAGGGAAGGATATTGGTCTCTGATCGTGCTCACCTCTTATTCGATTTCCACCAAGTAGTGGATGGGCTTCGAGAATATGAGCTTGCTAAATCTTTCATTGGCACTACCAAGAGAGGTATTGGACCTTGTTACTCTAACAAGGTTATCCGAAATGGCATTCGAGTCAGTGACTTGAGGCACATGGATACTTTCCCTCAGAAGCTAGATCTTCTATTATCAGATGCTGCATCGAGATTCCAAGGCTTTGACTATGGTCCTCATGTGCTCAAAGAAGAAGTTGAGAAGTACAAGCGATTTGCTGAGAGATTGGAACCCTTCATTGCTGATACTGTGTTTGTCGTGAATGAAGCCATCTccgagaagaaaaagattttgGTCGAAGGGGGTCAGGCAACAATGTTGGATATTGACTTTGGAACTTACCCCTTTGTAACATCCTCTACTCCTTCAGCCGGTGGAATTTGCACTGGTCTTGGCATTGCTCCCAGAGTTCTAGGCAATCTGGTTGGAGTG GTGAAAGCATACACTACAAGAGTTGGTTCTGGTCCTTTTCCCACAGAAATCTTGGATAAAGGGGGTGATCTCCTTAGGTTTGCTGGTCAGGAGTTTGGCACAACTACTGGTCGCCCTCGTCGTTGCGGTTGGCTTGATATAGCAGCACTGAAATACTGCTGTCAGATTAAtggcttttcttctctcaATCTCACCAAACTTGACGTTTTGTCGGATCTTCCTGAAATTCAGTTGGGTGTTGCCTACAAACAAATTGATGGTACACCAATCAAATCATTCCCTGCAGACCTTCGTGATCTTGAGCAGTTAAAG GTGGAATATGAAGTATTGCCTGGATGGAAGTCTGATATATCTTCTGTCAGAAACTATTCTGACCTTCCAAAGGCTGCACGCCAGTATGTGGAAAGGATAGAAGAACTTGTTGGCATACCCGTCCACTACATTGGTGTGGGGCCTGGACGCGATGCACTCATTTACAAATAA